One genomic segment of Naumovozyma castellii chromosome 9, complete genome includes these proteins:
- the RAD16 gene encoding DNA repair protein RAD16 (ancestral locus Anc_3.368), with protein sequence MSEGGFIRRVRRTRSRAARKRVNYTEVSDTEDPALKEEKDDAQVEVPAKSESDDEYREDEKVDIKDEAEDPEIIDLSDDEESDKLNDDDDDEPLNNKRKRTTRKKTTTVTKKKKRSNKPKVSYYERNTLKLYENHPELKQVFPDLKNSSPYVAIRAPQPEGMSIKLLPFQLEGLHWLIQQEEGIFKGGVLADEMGMGKTIQTIALLMNDLTKRPSLVVAPTVALMQWKNEINQHTDGKLKVYMFHGTSKNIDIKTLSEYDVVLTTYAVLESVFRKQNYGFKRKHGVVKELSVLHNIEFYRVILDEAHNIKDRQSNTARAVNNLKTQKRWCLTGTPLQNRIGEMYSLIRFLNIEPFSKYFCTKCDCNSKEWHFSDNMHCDSCNHVLMQHTNFFNHFMLKNIQKFGVEGPGLESFQNIQTLLKNIMLRRTKVERADDLGLPPRIVTVRRDFFNEEEKDLYRSLYSDSQRKYNSYVEEGVVLNNYANIFSLITRMRQLADHPDLVLKRFHDQANVTGVIVCQLCDDVAEEPIASKCHHKFCRMCIKEYIESFMENNDSKLTCPVCHIGLSIDLSQPSLEIDLDSFKKQSIVSRLNMKGTWQSSTKIEALVEELYKLRSPVRTIKSIVFSQFTSMLDLVEWRLKRAGFQTVKLQGSMSPTQRDETIKYFMNNIECEVFLVSLKAGGVALNLCEASQVFILDPWWNPSVEWQSGDRVHRIGQFRPVKITRFCIEDSIESRIIELQEKKANMIHATINQDEAAIGRLTPADLQFLFNN encoded by the coding sequence ATGAGTGAAGGTGGATTTATACGTCGTGTACGCAGAACCAGATCAAGAGCTGCCAGAAAAAGGGTAAATTATACGGAAGTTAGCGACACTGAAGATCCTGCGCTAAAGGAAGAGAAAGATGATGCTCAAGTTGAAGTACCTGCAAAATCTGAATCCGATGACGAATATAGGGAGGATGAGAAGGTTGATATTAAAGATGAGGCTGAAGATCCAGAAATCATTGATTTGTCAGACGATGAGGAGTCCGACAAGttgaatgatgatgatgacgatgaacCACTGAATAACAAGAGAAAGAGGACAACCAGAAAGAAAACCACCACCGTcacaaagaagaaaaagaggaGTAATAAGCCAAAGGTTTCATACTATGAACGTAACACCCTAAAATTGTACGAAAATCATCCCGAATTGAAGCAAGTTTTCCCGGACTTGAAGAATTCATCACCCTATGTAGCCATAAGGGCACCTCAACCTGAAGGGATGAGCATTAAATTATTACCCTTTCAGTTAGAAGGTTTACATTGGCTGAtccaacaagaagaaggtaTTTTTAAGGGTGGTGTCTTAGCTGATGAAATGGGTATGGGTAAAACCATCCAAACAATTGCTCTTTTGATGAACGATTTAACCAAAAGGCCATCTTTAGTTGTGGCCCCCACTGTTGCGTTGATGCaatggaaaaatgaaataaatcAGCACACTGATggaaaattgaaagtttatATGTTTCATGGAACttccaaaaatattgaCATAAAGACACTAAGTGAATATGATGTGGTTTTAACCACTTATGCTGTCCTTGAATCTGTCTTCAGAAAGCAGAATTATGGATTTAAAAGGAAACATGGAGTAGTAAAGGAACTTTCTGTTTTACATAATATCGAGTTTTACAGGGTCATTCTTGATGAAGCACATAACATCAAAGATAGACAAAGTAACACAGCTAGGGCagttaataatttgaaaacacAAAAGAGGTGGTGTCTTACTGGTACACCGTTGCAAAATAGAATTGGTGAAATGTACTCATTGATCAGATTTTTAAACATAGAACCattctcaaaatatttctgtACAAAATGTGACTGTAACTCAAAAGAATGGCATTTTTCTGATAATATGCACTGTGATAGCTGTAATCATGTTTTAATGCAGCATACGAACTTCTTCAATCATTTCatgttgaaaaatattcaaaaatttggtGTTGAAGGTCCTGGGTTGGaatcatttcaaaatattcaaacacttttgaaaaatatcatGTTGAGAAGAACCAAGGTTGAGAGAGCAGATGATTTAGGTCTACCTCCAAGAATTGTGACTGTTAGACGTGACTTTTTTAACGAAGAGGAGAAAGATCTTTACAGAAGTTTATACTCGGATTCTCAAAGAAAGTATAATTCATATGTGGAAGAAGGTGTGGTCCTTAATAATTATgccaatattttttcactTATAACAAGAATGAGACAGTTAGCTGATCATCCAGATTTGGTTTTAAAAAGATTCCATGATCAGGCAAATGTGACAGGTGTTATTGTCTGTCAATTATGTGACGATGTGGCGGAGGAACCTATCGCATCTAAATGTCATCATAAGTTTTGTAGGATGTGTATCAAGGAATACATTGAGTCATTtatggaaaataatgattcaAAACTTACGTGTCCTGTGTGTCATATTGGTTTGAGTATTGATTTGTCTCAACCCTCTTTagaaattgatttggattcaTTTAAGAAACAGAGTATCGTTAGTCGATTAAATATGAAGGGAACGTGGCAGTCGTCCACAAAAATTGAAGCCCTGGTTGAAGAACTGTATAAATTAAGAAGTCCAGTTCGCACAATTAAATCGATTGTCTTTTCTCAATTCACAAGCATGTTGGATCTTGTTGAATGGAGATTGAAAAGAGCAGGCTTTCAAACAGTTAAACTTCAGGGGAGTATGTCACCAACTCAGAGAGATGAAAcgatcaaatattttatgaataatattgaatgtGAAGTATTTTTGGTTAGTTTGAAGGCAGGTGGTGTTGCGTTAAATCTTTGTGAAGCATCTCAGGTCTTTATTTTGGACCCATGGTGGAATCCTAGTGTTGAATGGCAGAGTGGAGATAGAGTACACAGAATTGGCCAATTTAGACCTGTTAAGATTACAAGATTTTGTATCGAAGACAGCATTGAATCCAGAATTATTGAGTtgcaagaaaagaaagcaAATATGATTCATGCAACGATAAACCAGGACGAAGCGGCAATTGGAAGACTAACCCCAGCTGATTTAcaatttttgttcaataattga
- the SUS1 gene encoding Sus1p (ancestral locus Anc_3.366), whose protein sequence is MSEINSMKAQIQKYLVESGNYELISKQLTESLLREGWIDKVKTLTKEELQENKSLNYTELLSKIEPKALDMVSDSTKTQALQKIKVFLDQVVDTE, encoded by the exons ATGAGTGAGATTAACTCTATGAAAGCCCAAATCCAAAAGTATTTAGTAGAATCTGGCAATTATGAATT AATCTCGAAACAACTAACTGAAAGCCTTTTACGAGAAGGTTGGATAGACAAGGTTAAAACGCTGACAAAGgaagaattacaagaaaacAAGTCATTAAATTATACCGAACTTCTGTCTAAGATCGAACCAAAAGCGTTAG ATATGGTATCTGATTCAACCAAAACGCAAGCTCTTCAGAAAATTAAAGTTTTTCTGGACCAAGTGGTAGATACTGAATAA
- the YSA1 gene encoding ADP-ribose diphosphatase (ancestral locus Anc_3.365), which translates to MSLAFVCKRTLPKQLLIRRTFSIMSPVKGKPDNAKILKTTPVADASQCKWIGLEKITYQDPNGNERQWDSAVRLTRAAGGIDGIGILAILKYKDGRPNEILLQKQFRPPVEGVCIEMPAGLIDANEDVRTAALRELKEETGYVGKIVHVSPVAFNDPGFTNTNLALVTVEIDMTLPENLNPQTSLEDNEFIECFAVPLDKFEQELISLEKQGYKLDARVQNVAQGILLAKQYNINK; encoded by the coding sequence ATGTCATTAGCATTTGTTTGCAAAAGGACACTACCCAAGCAACTACTCATAAGAAGAACATTTTCTATAATGAGCCCAGTCAAAGGAAAGCCAGATAATGctaaaatattgaagacCACTCCAGTTGCTGATGCCAGTCAGTGTAAATGGATCGGGTTAGAAAAAATTACTTATCAAGATCCCAATGGAAATGAAAGGCAATGGGATAGTGCCGTCCGTTTAACCAGAGCAGCCGGTGGCATTGACGGTATTGGTATTTTGGCTATCTTAAAATACAAGGATGGTAGACCAAATGAGATTCTTTTACAAAAGCAATTTAGACCTCCTGTAGAAGGTGTGTGTATTGAAATGCCAGCAGGACTAATTGATGCAAATGAGGATGTTAGAACTGCAGCTTTGAGGGAATTGAAAGAGGAAACAGGTTATGTTGGTAAAATTGTCCATGTGAGCCCTGTGGCATTTAACGACCCTGGATTTACCAATACCAATTTGGCATTAGTTACCGTGGAGATTGATATGACTTTGCctgaaaatttgaatccaCAAACTTCTTTAGAggataatgaatttatcgAATGTTTTGCCGTTCCTTTGGATAAGTTTGAGCAAGAACTGATAAGTTTAGAAAAACAAGGTTACAAATTGGATGCACGTGTACAAAACGTTGCACAAGGTATATTACTAGCTAAACAATacaacatcaacaaataA
- the SPE3 gene encoding spermidine synthase (ancestral locus Anc_3.363), producing MAQEITHPTIVDGWFREISDTMWPGQAMTLKVEKVLHHEKSKYQDVLIFKSTTYGNVLVLDNVIQATERDEFSYQEMITHLAMNSHPNPKKVLVIGGGDGGVLREVVKHECVEEAVLCDIDEAVIRLSKEYLPEMAKSYDHPKVKTHIGDGFQFLRDYQNTFDVIITDSSDPEGPAESLFQKEYFELLNGALTEKGVITTQAENMWIHLPVIKDLKKACSEVFPVAEYAYTTIPTYPSGSIGFMVCSKDKTCNVKKPLREISDADEERLYRYYNKRIHEASFVLPTWVTKELR from the coding sequence ATGGCTCAAGAAATCACTCATCCAACAATCGTTGACGGCTGGTTCAGAGAAATCTCTGACACCATGTGGCCAGGTCAAGCTATGACTTTAAAAGTGGAAAAAGTCTTACATCACGAAAAATCTAAATATCAAGATGTTttaatcttcaaatcaacTACTTATGGTAATGTTCTTGTCTTGGATAATGTCATCCAAGCCACTGAACGTGATGAATTTTCTTATCAGGAAATGATCACTCACTTAGCTATGAACTCCCATCCAAACCCAAAGAAGGTTCTTGTCATCGGTGGTGGTGATGGTGGTGTTTTAAGAGAAGTGGTTAAACATGAATGTGTCGAAGAAGCCGTTCTTTGTGACATCGATGAAGCTGTTATTAGATTATCCAAGGAATACTTGCCAGAAATGGCTAAATCTTATGATCATCCAAAGGTTAAGACTCACATTGGTGATGGTTTCCAATTCCTAAGAGATTATCAAAACACTTTTGATGTCATCATTACTGATTCTTCCGATCCAGAAGGTCCAGCCGAAAGCCTTTTTCAAaaggaatattttgaattattgaatggTGCCTTGACTGAAAAGGGTGTTATTACCACTCAAGCTGAAAACATGTGGATTCATCTACCTGTCATCaaggatttgaagaaggcCTGTTCTGAAGTCTTCCCTGTCGCTGAATATGCTTACACTACTATCCCAACCTACCCATCTGGTTCCATTGGTTTCATGGTTTGTTCCAAGGATAAGACATGTAATGTTAAGAAACCATTGCGTGAAATTTCTGATgctgatgaagaaagattATACAGATACTATAATAAGAGAATTCACGAAGCTTCCTTCGTCTTACCAACTTGGGTCACTAAGGAATTAAGATAA
- the ALG1 gene encoding chitobiosyldiphosphodolichol beta-1,4 mannosyltransferase (ancestral locus Anc_3.361), whose translation MVIWQYCLFLAKDEISKNSRTGLSFRQNYKVVMKLVWLVSWYNGSLQVSKSIETMSIFSLNIIPTWLWWLILLYLVTPLLAYFIVPYLINGTKSTKKRIIIYVLGDIGHSPRICYHTLSFADLGWEVELCGYIESEVPISLIDSPNVTIHEIPVFGKGRDRSIILMVQKVLFQVGVIIKQLWELRGSDYILLQNPPSIPILPIAVCYKLVTRCKLIIDWHNLAFSILQLKFHGKFYHPLVLISFTIEFMFSKFADYNLTVTKAMKEYLVSTFRLKADSCTVLYDRPAAQFTPLNVTDEERMKLIHTEKFIKDYIPEDFDLLKGDKIIVTSTSFTPDEDIGILLGALKIYENSYLKFDTNLPKILCFITGKGPLKEHFVKQVAEERQWDRCHVEFVWLTAEDYPKLLRLCDYGVSLHTSSSGLDLPMKILDMFGSGLPVLAMDYPVLNELVTHEINGLKFSDRRELHESLIFAMKDQDLYKKLRNGAEEESRSRWNSSWERSMKELKIVH comes from the coding sequence ATGGTTATTTGGCAATATTGTCTTTTTTTAGcaaaagatgaaatttcgaaaaattcaagaacCGGGTTATCTTTTCGTCAAAATTATAAGGTGGTGATGAAGCTTGTATGGCTGGTTAGTTGGTATAACGGTTCTCTACAAGTTAGCAAGTCAATCGAGACAATGAGTATCTTTTCACTGAATATAATTCCCACATGGTTATGGTGGTTAATCTTATTGTATCTAGTGACACCATTGTTAGCCTATTTTATAGTTCCCTACCTTATAAATGGTACTAAATCTACGAAGAAGAGAATCATCATATATGTACTAGGAGATATTGGTCATTCACCAAGAATATGTTACCACACATTGAGCTTTGCTGATTTGGGATGGGAAGTGGAATTATGTGGCTATATAGAGAGCGAGGTTCCCATTAGTCTCATAGATTCTCCTAATGTTACTATTCATGAAATCCCTGTCTTTGGTAAGGGCAGAGATAGATCCATAATATTGATGGTTCAAAAGGTGCTTTTCCAAGTTGGTGTAATTATTAAACAGCTATGGGAATTGCGAGGAAGTGATTATATACTTTTACAAAATCCTCCAAGTATTCCAATTCTACCTATTGCTGTCTGTTATAAGTTGGTCACACGCTGTAAATTGATCATTGATTGGCATAATTTGGCATTTTCCATACTACAACTAAAATTTCACGGTAAATTTTATCACCCACTTGTGTTAATTTCATTTACTATTGAATTTATGTTTAGTAAGTTTGCTGATTACAATCTTACAGTTACAAAAGCTatgaaagaatatttggtAAGTACGTTCAGATTGAAGGCTGATTCGTGCACTGTTCTTTATGATAGACCAGCAGCACAATTTACTCCATTGAATGTAACTGATGAGGaaagaatgaaattaatacATACGGAAAAGTTTATTAAAGATTACATTCCAGAAGATTTCGATTTGCTAAAGGGTGACAAGATTATTGTGACATCAACTTCATTTACACCCGATGAGGATATTGGAATCTTACTGGGTGCTTTAAAAATCTATGAAAATtcatatttaaaatttgataCGAACTTGCCAAAAATTTTGTGTTTTATCACCGGGAAGGGACCTTTAAAGGAGCATTTTGTTAAACAAGTAGCGGAGGAGAGACAATGGGATCGTTGTCATGTTGAGTTTGTATGGTTAACCGCAGAAGATTATCCAAAATTATTACGATTATGTGATTATGGTGTCTCTTTACATACTTCAAGCTCAGGTCTCGACTTACCAATGAAAATACTGGACATGTTCGGATCTGGGTTACCTGTCCTTGCAATGGATTATCCTGTATTGAATGAGTTAGTCACCCATGAAATTAATGGGTTGAAGTTTTCAGATAGAAGGGAACTACACGAATCGTTAATATTTGCCATGAAAGATCAAGACCTctataaaaaattaaggaaCGGggcagaagaagaatcgAGAAGTAGATGGAACTCAAGTTGGGAAAGATCTatgaaggaattgaaaattgtaCATTGA
- the CMD1 gene encoding calmodulin (ancestral locus Anc_3.360) produces the protein MSSNLTEEQIAEFKEAFALFDKDNNGSISSSELATVMRSLGLSPSEAEVADLMNEIDVDGNHKIEFSEFLALMSRQMKSNDSEQELLEAFKVFDKNGDGLISAAELKHVLTSIGEKLTDAEVDEMLREVSDGSGEINIQQFAALLSK, from the coding sequence ATGTCCTCAAACTTGACCGAAGAACAAATTGCAGAATTTAAGGAGGCTTTCGCCCTATTCGACAAAGATAACAACGGATCCATTTCATCTAGCGAATTAGCTACTGTAATGAGATCCTTAGGTTTATCACCAAGTGAAGCTGAAGTTGCTGATCTGATGAATGAAATCGATGTTGATGGAAACCATAAGATTGAATTCAGTGAATTTTTGGCTTTGATGTCGCGTCAAATGAAATCTAATGATTCTGAACAAGAGTTATTAGAAGCCTTTAAAGTTTTTGATAAGAACGGTGATGGGTTAATTTCTGCTGCTGAATTGAAACATGTCTTGACTTCCATCGGTGAAAAGTTGACTGACGCTGAAGTGGATGAGATGTTAAGAGAAGTTAGTGATGGCTCTGGTGAGATTaatattcaacaatttGCTGCTTTATTATCTAAATAA
- the AIM3 gene encoding Aim3p (ancestral locus Anc_3.359), with amino-acid sequence MSGFWENNKDSIKSGLVSAGKMGYQGTKFVAKTGYQAGKKQYKSSKDKRDKKQGKGRRKHRKHGKKSKDSESEYSSDDESDYEPEPTRVENLKDPRSFPPPPLKPGQAQYASSNGSSQGSFPQQQMQYQQNQGQMNQFQPQFQQQQQPMMQQNQSQPQFQQQPQFQQQMNQSQPQFQQQAQFQQQPMMQQNQSQPQFQQQPMMQMNQSQSQSQFEQQPMMQQNQSQQQFQQPQQMQQNQSQQFQQQQQQPQFQQQPQFQQQPQQSQPQQNVYGQPNQPQSDGQLNQPIQPQQEQPQQQVPMQQNFQQQLNQQLQQTFTPVSQDNSFQNNEVPRAGMPLPTQQSQYNQNQEFARPGLPSPGMNQQGPSIPGRNVAQPPGSSTSSFSTNEITNDHMQPPLGMQSNNSSTPHFEVRPFDLTNPENNPVAAKPKISELPLTELTPPPTHRDRGKNLPPKRPSLVNSNSSHCRSNNAIVMTDNTLNEIEDETKQQENTEPMREKDQQPRAAIVGSYDAKIDLPPPPKPFRHNINDIHNQSKPINFLPAHPETTLNEAPPPVPRRETNESLGSTRKSLSKTETNSSFQSSLSYNSETSAKEQIPRAAILGSYNVTVDLPPPPQPFRGHHEEHPSHVPNSTSKSETSAQGARNVPPPAPMRKPTSSSIPSQPIVTSEVPKIQPHAALQRGQIEVQADLPVSSFQAPPRPFRHPGQEEKPKQPEPNNERWQRKDIKTSIPPPVPKKKNIGAPVPTTLPSSSSSSSSTSKLVEKPLQRGQIELHNDLPVSSFQAPPRPFRHVDTSSSSKELSNTSDVKHEVIRGSAKEHHAEQKLSNEPENGDIKHGNFIVKPPMPIASFAPPPKTPRKKLIPEDEDEFFDANDSSPPFPTRRTKTSDSFTSRGDYTMDLKKKHAPPKVKPKPKNLSSTSVASQATSIDNSKTPSKSSSILEIGDISTELTHLTLKKTNGKFSHPHPPPVPRKKDVLKPTPQPVPKKRSSLIESKTDVGAPNDQDDDDDINDLNPFERYLKNAVPQEKDRLHK; translated from the coding sequence ATGAGTGGCTTCTGGGAGAATAACAAGGATTCCATCAAGTCCGGACTGGTATCCGCTGGTAAAATGGGGTACCAGGGGACCAAATTCGTAGCCAAGACAGGTTATCAAGCAGGTAAGAAACAATACAAGAGTAGTAAAGATAAAAGAGATAAGAAGCAAGGAAAGGGAAGACGCAAGCATAGGAAACATGGGAAGAAGAGTAAAGATAGTGAAAGTGAATACAGTAGTGACGATGAAAGTGATTATGAACCGGAACCAACAAGAGTGgaaaatttaaaggatCCAAGATCATTCCCACCACCACCTTTAAAACCGGGACAAGCACAGTATGCATCGTCCAATGGTAGTTCTCAAGGTTCTTTCCCACAGCAACAAATGCAATACCAGCAAAATCAGGGTCAgatgaatcaatttcaacCTCAATTccagcaacagcaacaaccaATGATGCAACAGAATCAATCTCAACCTCaattccaacaacaaccgcaattccaacaacaaatgaatcaatCTCAACCTCAATTCCAACAACAAGCTCaattccaacaacaaccaatgATGCAGCAAAACCAATCTCAACCTCaattccaacaacaaccaatgATGCAAATGAATCAATCTCAATCGCAATCTCAATTTGAACAACAACCAATGATGCAACAGAACCAGTCCcaacaacaatttcaacaacCGCAGCAAATGCAACAGAATCAGTCACAACaattccaacaacaacagcaacaacctCAATTTCAGCAGCAACCTCAGTTCCAGCAACAGCCACAACAATCACAACCTCAGCAGAACGTCTATGGTCAACCTAACCAGCCACAATCAGATGGGCAATTAAATCAACCCATACAACcacaacaagaacaaccACAGCAACAGGTACCAATGCAACAGAATTTCCAGCAACAATTGAATCAGCAGCTCCAACAAACTTTTACGCCTGTTTCACAGGAcaattctttccaaaataATGAGGTTCCTAGAGCTGGAATGCCGCTACCTACACAACAATCACAATATAACCAGAATCAAGAATTCGCAAGACCAGGTTTACCATCCCCAGGAATGAATCAACAAGGACCATCAATTCCAGGAAGAAATGTCGCACAACCGCCAGGTTCAAGCACATCTTCATTCTCAACAAACGAAATTACTAATGATCATATGCAACCACCACTTGGAATGCAGAGCAACAATTCTTCAACTCCACATTTTGAAGTAAGACCATTTGATTTAACCAATCCAGAAAATAATCCCGTTGCAGCTAAAccaaaaatttcagaacTCCCACTTACAGAATTAACACCTCCACCAACACATAGAGATAGAGGTAAAAATTTGCCACCAAAGAGACCATCTTTAgtgaattcaaattcttcccATTGTCGTTCTAACAATGCTATTGTAATGACTGATAATACTTTAAacgaaattgaagatgaaaccaaacaacaagaaaatacTGAACCAATGAGGGAGAAAGACCAACAGCCACGAGCCGCAATTGTTGGAAGCTACGATGCAAAGATAGATTTACCTCCTCCACCTAAACCGTTCAGGCATAACATTAACGATATACATAATCAAAGCAAGCCAATTAACTTCCTACCTGCTCATCCTGAAACAACTCTGAATGAGGCACCACCGCCAGTGCCCAGAAGAGAAACTAATGAATCATTGGGTAGTACGAGAAAGTCTCTATCCAAGACAGAAACAAACTCATCTTTCCAGTCTTCTCTAAGTTACAATAGTGAGACATCTGCAAAGGAACAAATTCCGAGAGCAGCAATCCTTGGTAGTTATAATGTCACTGTAGATTTACCTCCCCCACCTCAACCATTTAGAGGACACCATGAAGAGCATCCCTCCCATGTTCCCAATTCAACCTCCAAATCTGAAACATCTGCCCAAGGTGCTCGGAATGTACCCCCACCTGCACCAATGAGGAAGCCTACAAGTAGTAGCATTCCGTCACAACCAATCGTAACATCAGAAGTACCAAAAATTCAACCTCATGCTGCTCTTCAAAGAGGACAAATTGAGGTACAAGCTGATCTTCCAGTTTCAAGTTTCCAGGCACCACCGAGACCGTTCAGACACCCTGGCCAAGAAGAGAAACCAAAGCAGCCAGAACCAAACAATGAAAGATGGCAAAGAAAGGACATCAAGACATCGATCCCACCACCTGTTCCGAAGAAAAAGAACATAGGGGCACCTGTACCAACCACCTtaccatcttcttcttcttcttcttcttcaacttctaAACTTGTCGAAAAGCCCTTACAGAGAGGTCAGATTGAACTTCATAATGACCTTCCCGTATCAAGTTTCCAGGCACCCCCAAGACCATTTAGACATGTTGATACTTCAAGTAGTTCAAAAGAACTCTCAAATACTTCAGATGTAAAGCATGAAGTAATTAGGGGCTCCGCGAAAGAACACCATGCTGAACAAAAGTTATCGAACGAACCAGAAAATGGTGACATAAAACATGGCAACTTCATTGTTAAACCACCTATGCCCATTGCTTCCTTTGCACCCCCACCAAAAACtccaagaaaaaaattaatccCAGAGGACGAAGACGAGTTTTTTGATGCTAATGACAGCTCTCCTCCTTTTCCAACTCGAAGAACAAAGACGTCTGATTCATTTACTTCAAGAGGAGATTATACTATGGAtttaaaaaagaaacatGCACCTCCAAAAGTTAAACCTAAACCAAAAAATTTATCCTCAACTTCTGTTGCTTCGCAAGCGACTTCCATTGATAACAGTAAAACTCCTTCTAAGTCCTCAAGTATTCTCGAGATTGGTGATATCAGCACGGAATTGACTCACCTAACTTTAAAGAAAACGAATGGGAAATTTTCCCATCCTCATCCACCTCCTGTTCCTAGAAAGAAGGATGTACTAAAACCAACGCCACAGCCAGttccaaagaagagaagtTCCTTGATAGAAAGTAAAACAGATGTTGGGGCCCCTAATGACCaagatgacgatgacgacATTAATGACTTAAATCCATTTGAAAGATACCTGAAAAACGCTGTCCCTCAGGAGAAAGATAGACTACATAAATAG
- the NCAS0I01120 gene encoding HesB/IscA family protein (ancestral locus Anc_3.357), with protein sequence MLRSSALRLYSTLATKPILIQPTRIINRIPDLNIQITQRAASRLNEIYKASNEVLKIGVESGGCHGFQYNLDLIPADQSQQETKRTSMMSLLRITIKSVVYVMPPDGGKVIIDENSLKILNDTVLNYTTELIGSQFKIEDGNLKSSCGCGSSFDADVKK encoded by the coding sequence ATGCTCAGATCTTCTGCTCTCCGACTATACTCCACTTTGGCCACCAAGCCAATACTCATACAACCAACAAGAATAATCAACAGGATACCCGACTTGAACATCCAAATAACTCAAAGAGCAGCATCGAGACTCAACGAGATATACAAGGCCTCCAATGAAGTACTAAAGATCGGAGTCGAGAGTGGAGGATGTCATGGGTTCCAGTATAATCTGGATTTGATCCCCGCAGACCAATCCCAGCAAGAAACTAAAAGAACCTCGATGATGAGTTTGCTGAGAATAACGATAAAAAGTGTAGTTTATGTAATGCCACCAGATGGCGGCAAAGTCATCATCGATGAGAActcattgaagatattgaatgATACCGTGTTGAATTACACTACGGAATTGATCGGGTCACAATTTAAGATCGAGGATGGGAATTTGAAATCGAGTTGTGGATGTGGCAGTAGTTTTGATGCAGATGTGAAGAAATGA
- the SND3 gene encoding Snd3p (ancestral locus Anc_3.355): MSVEQFSNTFINPAITFLTLTHSLDSIQFNHTLAHTLALAHTHTMNPQVTNIVVMLVMMQASRKIDMENEQNIFYIRVLYAVCFAITFGIYQLARRAIVAKNDTTELKFKHKEPSSKQEVDVVTTVKEYDLREVDNAIKGIFQSLAMMGFMHFYMGYVNPLFMQSISPVKSALEHNEVQINLFGKPAVGPLKRPFKTPSMFENLMNAGTGAQAPGTDVDDDLPKIEEINDDVAAEGVKAE; this comes from the coding sequence ATGTCCGTTGAACAATTTTCCAACACATTCATCAATCCAGCAATCACCTTTTTAACACTCACTCACTCACTTGATTCAATCCAGTTCAATCACACTCTCGCACATACTCTCGCACTCGCACACACCCACACAATGAACCCTCAAGTCACTAACATCGTCGTCATGTTGGTCATGATGCAAGCTTCCCGTAAGATCGACATGGAAAACGAGCAAAACATCTTCTACATAAGAGTCCTCTATGCCGTGTGTTTCGCCATCACTTTCGGTATCTACCAACTAGCCAGACGTGCCATCGTCGCCAAGAACGACACCACCgaattgaaattcaaaCATAAGGAACCATCCTCCAAGCAGGAAGTCGACGTCGTCACCACCGTCAAGGAATACGATCTAAGAGAAGTCGATAACGCCATCAAGGGTATCTTCCAATCCCTAGCCATGATGGGGTTCATGCATTTCTACATGGGGTACGTCAACCCATTGTTCATGCAATCCATCTCCCCCGTCAAGTCCGCTTTGGAACATAACGAAGTGCAAATTAATTTGTTCGGTAAGCCTGCAGTCGGCCCATTAAAGAGACCATTCAAGACTCCATCCATGTTTGAAAACTTGATGAATGCGGGAACTGGTGCTCAAGCTCCAGGTACTGATGTCGACGACGATTTGccaaagattgaagaaatcaatgACGATGTCGCTGCTGAAGGTGTCAAGGCCGAATAG